In Argonema galeatum A003/A1, one DNA window encodes the following:
- a CDS encoding four helix bundle protein — MDKQKFKTRTKQLALRVIRLVNALPPGQTAEFMGKRLLRSATSIGAKYRAACHCEATLHLVAKLRIVEEKADESLYWMELLIESELMPAEQLKSLMSETNEILAMTVASITSLTETPKSKV; from the coding sequence ATGGACAAGCAAAAGTTTAAAACTAGAACGAAGCAGCTTGCCTTGAGAGTTATTCGCCTGGTAAATGCCTTGCCACCAGGGCAAACTGCTGAATTTATGGGCAAGCGGTTACTGCGATCGGCTACATCTATAGGTGCTAAATATCGGGCAGCTTGTCACTGTGAAGCTACTCTCCATTTAGTCGCTAAACTTAGAATCGTAGAAGAGAAGGCCGATGAAAGCTTATACTGGATGGAGCTTTTAATCGAATCTGAATTAATGCCTGCCGAACAACTAAAAAGTTTGATGTCAGAAACAAATGAAATCTTAGCGATGACGGTAGCATCCATCACAAGTCTAACCGAAACTCCCAAGTCTAAAGTCTAA
- a CDS encoding MFS transporter has translation MVFQGGLAIGSAIWGLTAEHFGNSAALSGAAIGLVVGLIAALPYRLIAGEKLDLTPSLHWPEPVVAIELNLEEGPVLITIEYRIDPARSHDFAEAMHALSRVRRRDGAIRWSLWKDTALPNRYLETYVVESWAEHLRQHERMTVADLGEEARVRAFHIGDKPPLVSHLIYAHDTHGVR, from the coding sequence TTGGTATTTCAGGGCGGTTTAGCGATCGGCAGTGCCATCTGGGGCTTAACGGCTGAGCATTTCGGAAACTCTGCTGCCCTTTCTGGTGCGGCAATTGGGCTGGTTGTGGGGCTAATAGCGGCGCTACCCTATCGGTTAATTGCGGGTGAGAAGTTGGATTTAACGCCGTCGCTGCACTGGCCCGAACCCGTAGTGGCGATCGAATTAAATCTAGAGGAAGGCCCGGTGCTAATTACCATAGAATATCGCATCGACCCGGCCCGATCGCACGACTTTGCAGAAGCAATGCACGCTTTAAGCCGGGTGCGTCGGCGCGACGGTGCAATTCGCTGGAGTTTGTGGAAGGACACCGCCTTACCGAATCGCTACCTGGAAACTTATGTTGTGGAATCTTGGGCGGAACATCTGCGTCAGCACGAACGCATGACTGTCGCGGATCTGGGAGAGGAAGCGCGTGTTCGTGCTTTTCACATTGGCGACAAGCCGCCTCTAGTTTCTCATTTAATTTACGCTCATGATACTCACGGCGTTCGTTAA
- a CDS encoding tetratricopeptide repeat protein — protein MPRSVRVRVECIQTVKVALRRNGYARQIDLAEDLKFSLNTVNTFLNGKAIDYLNFIEICNKLSIDWQDIADLEDGNLPQNIPESNTTEQTLSVTVEVNHDLKVNLADSQTNQKKEKRVILQQAIPTVPVWKGRDELLHQLKERLLPREPLETRFLGETGFLNPLKVLAIIGQGGIGKTSLTVKLLEALGVSLGRSTLTPLEKGGTEENCPYEWVMYFKAQEKMSFDEVAEFLLDGLGIATPEPLKSADEKIGKIIAGLAENCCLLVLDNLESVLHPANHPQAGKAVSLDWGKLLNALVYQQHISQTILTSREVPADLADTRYEGAEPDTELVYIEMLTGVSDRAGVEILQQRQLKDKPEDLQWVSGRVEGHVFLLTQLAAIGKGKPGYLRKHPELVTKKAEPILQEQLARQSEAARDLLKRMCVLRVPIDVRGLTFLRLYTDDIEKDDRFLNAAELGEVAEFTDEDIRETEVTLERLVNSSLVQCRYNEHKCELFYDLHAVIAKFLKNESKDQMPNLVKAAYAFYRSGRNVENPKNSEDLRPVIETQYFAFQLGNYSEASSLLIGTLEKYLRRWGHWSLLRELYEQILPHIDDDERPIFIRQIGRTYRDFGNWDIAERYFQQALSIAQNQNIKSEIANALQYLGDIEQSRGNWDEAERLYRQSLQLRTELGDRAGMASSWGSLGDIERNRGNWEQAERLYRQSLQLMTELGDRAGMASSWGLLGDIERMRGNLDAAEQLKRQSFQLRQELGDREGMAGSLGSWGDIERDRGNFDEAERLYQQCLQISRELGMTYKIADTHYDMALLERQRNNPELAQQHYNTAHQIYQQLGAAKDLERIEKEWNQD, from the coding sequence ATGCCTCGCTCTGTCAGGGTTCGCGTAGAATGTATTCAAACAGTTAAAGTGGCGTTAAGGCGTAACGGCTACGCACGTCAGATAGATTTAGCTGAAGACTTAAAATTTTCTCTGAATACCGTCAATACTTTTCTCAATGGTAAAGCAATTGACTATCTAAACTTTATCGAAATTTGTAATAAATTGTCTATCGATTGGCAGGATATTGCCGATCTAGAAGATGGAAACTTACCACAAAATATACCAGAAAGCAATACCACAGAGCAAACTTTATCTGTGACGGTGGAAGTTAATCACGATTTAAAGGTAAATTTAGCAGATTCGCAGACGAATCAAAAAAAGGAAAAACGAGTTATTTTACAACAGGCAATTCCTACTGTTCCCGTGTGGAAAGGGCGAGATGAATTGCTGCATCAATTGAAGGAAAGATTATTGCCGCGAGAACCTTTAGAAACCCGGTTTCTTGGAGAAACCGGGTTTCTGAACCCACTGAAAGTATTAGCAATTATCGGACAAGGTGGGATTGGAAAAACGAGTTTAACTGTTAAGCTTTTAGAAGCTTTGGGTGTTAGTTTGGGGAGATCCACCCTAACTCCTCTTGAAAAGGGGGGAACAGAGGAAAATTGTCCTTATGAGTGGGTGATGTATTTCAAAGCGCAGGAAAAAATGAGTTTTGATGAGGTGGCAGAGTTTCTGTTAGATGGGTTGGGAATTGCAACGCCGGAACCTTTAAAAAGTGCGGATGAAAAAATCGGTAAAATTATCGCAGGTTTGGCAGAAAATTGCTGTCTTTTGGTGTTGGATAACTTGGAAAGTGTTTTGCATCCAGCTAATCATCCCCAAGCGGGAAAAGCTGTTTCTTTGGATTGGGGTAAATTGCTGAATGCGTTAGTTTATCAGCAGCATATTTCCCAAACTATTTTAACCAGTCGGGAAGTACCAGCAGATTTGGCAGATACGCGGTATGAAGGGGCGGAACCGGATACGGAATTGGTGTATATTGAAATGCTGACGGGTGTATCGGATCGGGCGGGTGTGGAGATTTTGCAACAGCGCCAATTAAAGGATAAACCGGAAGATTTGCAGTGGGTTTCCGGGCGCGTGGAGGGTCATGTATTTTTGTTAACTCAACTGGCGGCGATTGGGAAAGGTAAACCTGGGTATCTGCGGAAGCATCCCGAATTGGTGACGAAAAAGGCGGAACCGATATTGCAAGAACAATTGGCGCGACAAAGTGAAGCGGCGCGAGATTTACTAAAGCGGATGTGTGTTTTGCGCGTACCGATAGATGTAAGAGGTTTAACTTTTTTGCGGTTGTATACAGATGATATAGAGAAAGATGATCGATTTTTGAATGCAGCAGAATTAGGAGAAGTTGCTGAATTTACAGATGAAGATATTAGGGAAACAGAAGTAACTTTAGAACGATTAGTTAATAGCAGTTTGGTGCAGTGTCGCTATAATGAACATAAATGTGAGCTATTTTACGATCTTCATGCTGTGATTGCCAAGTTCTTGAAAAATGAATCTAAAGACCAGATGCCTAATCTAGTCAAGGCAGCTTATGCGTTTTATCGCTCTGGCAGAAATGTTGAAAACCCTAAAAATTCAGAGGATTTGCGTCCAGTTATAGAAACTCAATATTTTGCCTTTCAGTTAGGCAATTACAGTGAAGCATCTAGCTTGTTGATAGGTACGCTAGAAAAATATTTGAGACGCTGGGGTCACTGGAGCCTGTTAAGAGAGTTATATGAGCAAATCTTACCTCATATTGATGATGATGAGCGCCCAATATTTATAAGACAAATTGGCAGAACTTATAGGGATTTCGGCAATTGGGATATAGCAGAGAGATATTTCCAACAGGCTTTATCTATTGCACAAAATCAAAACATTAAGAGCGAAATTGCTAACGCGCTGCAATATTTGGGAGATATTGAGCAAAGTCGCGGTAATTGGGATGAAGCGGAACGTCTGTATCGGCAATCTTTGCAATTGAGAACAGAATTAGGCGATCGGGCTGGTATGGCTTCTAGTTGGGGTAGTTTGGGAGATATTGAGCGAAATCGCGGCAATTGGGAACAGGCGGAACGTCTGTATCGGCAATCTTTGCAATTGATGACAGAATTAGGCGATCGGGCTGGTATGGCTTCTAGTTGGGGTCTTTTGGGAGATATTGAACGGATGCGGGGCAATTTGGATGCTGCTGAACAATTGAAACGGCAATCTTTTCAGTTAAGGCAAGAATTAGGCGATCGTGAAGGAATGGCAGGTTCTTTAGGTTCTTGGGGAGATATTGAACGCGATCGGGGTAATTTCGATGAAGCAGAACGACTTTATCAGCAATGTCTACAAATAAGTAGAGAACTAGGTATGACTTATAAAATTGCTGATACTCATTATGATATGGCGCTACTCGAACGTCAGCGCAATAACCCAGAACTTGCCCAACAACATTACAACACAGCACATCAAATTTATCAACAATTAGGTGCAGCCAAAGATTTAGAAAGAATTGAGAAAGAGTGGAACCAAGATTAA
- a CDS encoding ATP-binding protein, protein MRANPGGEIAPAEVFGRDKLIERLWRILERQSLVLSAERRMGKTSILKKMRAEAPADKLPVYRDLEKVRSPLEFAQTIFDDVESYLSRSKRTAAKARQWLTNLTGLEIGGIVKFPDAVANEWKTLLTKTIEDLVENQERKVIFFWDEMPLMLDNIKKKDGESAAMEVLDTLRSLRQTHSELRMVYTGSIGLHNVLTSLKRAGYANRPTNDMKAVDVPPLSPNDAEELARRLLEGEDIETDDIQTTAKAIATAVDGIPYFIHHVVDHLIEEDKAANVARVDAIINTYLIDPQDPWDLRYYRERIDTYYANDEKQLVLNLLDILAGTDTSLPFDDLFNCLESRQVNPDIEKTRDVLTLIQQDHYILLQSDGYCFRFPLIKYWWRMHRGVR, encoded by the coding sequence ATGAGAGCTAATCCAGGGGGAGAAATCGCTCCAGCAGAGGTATTTGGGCGGGATAAGCTAATCGAGCGCTTATGGCGGATTTTGGAGCGACAGAGCCTCGTCCTCAGTGCAGAGCGGCGGATGGGAAAAACCAGCATTCTCAAGAAGATGAGAGCGGAGGCTCCGGCGGACAAGTTACCTGTGTACCGCGACCTCGAAAAAGTGCGATCGCCCCTAGAATTTGCCCAGACTATTTTTGATGATGTAGAAAGCTATTTGAGTCGTTCCAAACGGACAGCGGCGAAAGCAAGGCAATGGCTAACTAATCTGACAGGTCTTGAGATTGGCGGTATAGTCAAATTCCCCGATGCGGTTGCAAATGAGTGGAAAACTCTGCTGACCAAAACCATCGAAGACTTAGTAGAAAATCAAGAACGCAAAGTAATTTTCTTTTGGGATGAAATGCCGTTGATGCTCGACAATATTAAGAAAAAAGATGGTGAAAGTGCAGCAATGGAAGTGCTAGATACATTGCGATCGTTGCGTCAAACGCACTCAGAATTGCGGATGGTTTATACAGGTTCGATAGGCTTACATAACGTCCTCACTTCCCTCAAACGAGCAGGGTATGCCAACCGTCCAACAAACGATATGAAAGCTGTAGACGTGCCACCATTATCACCTAATGACGCGGAGGAATTAGCGCGGCGACTGCTGGAGGGAGAAGATATCGAGACCGATGACATACAGACAACAGCTAAGGCGATCGCAACTGCTGTAGATGGAATTCCCTACTTTATTCATCATGTTGTTGACCATCTGATCGAAGAAGATAAAGCCGCAAATGTCGCCAGAGTCGATGCGATTATCAACACTTACCTCATCGATCCACAAGATCCTTGGGACTTACGTTACTACCGGGAACGGATTGACACTTACTATGCCAATGATGAAAAACAGTTAGTGCTGAATTTGCTGGATATTTTGGCAGGTACTGATACTTCGCTGCCGTTTGATGACTTGTTCAATTGTCTTGAATCTCGGCAAGTCAACCCAGACATTGAAAAAACAAGAGATGTACTGACGCTGATTCAACAAGACCACTATATTCTATTGCAATCTGATGGTTATTGCTTTCGTTTCCCGTTGATTAAATATTGGTGGCGAATGCACCGGGGGGTTAGATGA
- the der gene encoding ribosome biogenesis GTPase Der, translating to MPLPIVAIIGRPNVGKSTLVNRLTGLQDAIVHDQPGMTRDRTYRPAYWRDREYTVVDTGGLVFDDDTEFLPLIREQAMTALSEACAAIFVVDGQAGPTSADEEIAVWLRTQPLPVLLTVNKCESPEQGLTQAAQFWELGLGEPYPVSAIHGGGTGELLDDLITHLPPVGEIPEVSEIKVAIVGRPNVGKSSLLNSFVGENRSIVSPISGTTRDAIDTVVQREDKTYRLIDTAGIRKKKNVEYGPEFFGINRAFKAIRRADVVLLVIDAVDGITEQDQKLAGRIAEEGRACVIVVNKWDAVEKDSYTIYDYEKLLQQRLHFTEWAESIFVSAKTGQRVEKILDLIDSAAEAHQRRVTTAVINEVIQESIRWHSAPVTRQGRQGKIYYGTQVKTQPPTIALFVNDPVRFNDNYRRYMESQFRKQLGFKGTPLRLLWRGKKAREVEGPSKNRAARV from the coding sequence ATGCCTCTGCCAATTGTTGCTATTATCGGTCGCCCAAATGTGGGCAAATCTACTCTTGTCAATCGTTTGACAGGTTTACAGGATGCCATTGTCCACGATCAACCGGGGATGACGCGCGATCGCACCTATCGCCCCGCATACTGGCGCGATCGCGAATACACCGTCGTCGATACCGGCGGCTTAGTATTCGACGACGACACCGAATTTCTACCTTTGATCCGCGAACAAGCTATGACAGCACTGTCAGAAGCTTGTGCCGCTATATTTGTCGTGGATGGACAAGCTGGCCCAACATCAGCAGATGAAGAAATCGCAGTATGGTTGCGTACTCAACCCCTCCCCGTCCTGCTAACCGTCAATAAATGCGAATCCCCAGAACAAGGTTTAACTCAAGCCGCACAATTTTGGGAACTGGGATTAGGCGAACCTTATCCCGTTTCTGCCATTCACGGTGGCGGTACTGGCGAACTACTCGACGATCTAATTACCCACTTGCCGCCAGTAGGAGAAATCCCAGAAGTATCAGAAATTAAAGTTGCAATTGTCGGGCGTCCTAACGTTGGCAAATCGAGTTTATTGAACTCCTTTGTAGGAGAAAATCGCTCCATAGTTAGCCCGATTTCCGGCACTACTCGCGATGCCATTGATACCGTAGTACAACGGGAAGATAAAACTTATCGCCTGATCGACACGGCTGGGATTCGCAAAAAGAAAAACGTTGAATATGGCCCTGAATTTTTTGGGATTAATCGCGCCTTCAAAGCGATCCGCCGCGCTGATGTAGTCTTGTTAGTAATAGATGCAGTTGATGGAATTACCGAACAAGACCAAAAACTCGCAGGTAGAATTGCTGAAGAAGGTCGCGCTTGCGTAATTGTAGTTAATAAGTGGGATGCGGTAGAAAAGGATTCCTACACAATCTACGACTACGAAAAACTTTTGCAACAACGGCTGCATTTTACCGAATGGGCAGAAAGTATTTTTGTCAGCGCTAAAACGGGTCAGCGTGTAGAAAAAATTCTCGATTTGATCGACTCCGCAGCTGAGGCACACCAACGTCGGGTAACTACCGCCGTGATTAATGAAGTGATTCAAGAATCCATCAGGTGGCACTCTGCCCCAGTTACCCGTCAAGGGCGTCAGGGCAAAATTTACTATGGCACCCAAGTCAAAACTCAACCGCCAACCATTGCTCTTTTTGTCAACGATCCCGTCCGTTTTAACGATAATTATCGCCGCTACATGGAAAGCCAATTCCGCAAACAACTAGGTTTTAAAGGCACACCATTGCGATTGCTGTGGCGCGGTAAAAAAGCTCGTGAAGTAGAAGGCCCAAGCAAAAACAGAGCTGCCCGCGTCTAA
- a CDS encoding papain-like cysteine protease family protein: MHPAWAGAGGNWPAIDEVFDPKVVRQRSDLSCVAACGEMLLKDRGININQVVIEEFIGPASAPEFLAWALNELNPDSSGEWKGAFLNLPDATQFQVFETLNNTGSWAAVLWERGARIGHMVIVDGLDEDGYVVIRDPWQGTRYIMIIDNFLQYWSQSGVYWLKK, translated from the coding sequence ATGCACCCTGCCTGGGCTGGTGCTGGTGGTAATTGGCCTGCAATTGATGAAGTTTTCGATCCAAAAGTTGTTAGGCAACGAAGCGATCTATCTTGCGTAGCGGCTTGCGGTGAAATGTTGTTAAAAGATCGGGGAATAAATATTAATCAGGTAGTTATTGAGGAGTTCATTGGGCCAGCATCCGCGCCGGAATTCCTTGCTTGGGCGCTAAACGAACTAAACCCAGATAGTTCTGGAGAGTGGAAAGGCGCTTTTCTTAATTTACCGGACGCAACTCAATTCCAAGTTTTTGAGACATTAAATAATACAGGTTCTTGGGCGGCTGTACTTTGGGAGAGAGGTGCTAGAATAGGTCACATGGTAATCGTTGATGGTTTGGATGAAGATGGCTATGTCGTGATTCGCGATCCTTGGCAAGGAACAAGATATATAATGATCATAGATAACTTTCTGCAATATTGGAGCCAGAGTGGAGTTTACTGGTTAAAAAAATGA
- a CDS encoding tetratricopeptide repeat protein, whose protein sequence is KFKPDDHEAWNNRGNALGNLGRLEEAIASYDQAIKFKPDKHEAWNNRGFALRNLGRFEEAIASYDQAIKFKPDDHEAWNNRGFALLKLGKFEEASTCFDRAIELGSNYCGVFFNRAIAILGFDRWDEGMTALENAIKQIQDKEEISADDTELIISILFKNTQDSVVWKSRLTLLIQVFDKYEILSLLGQGLVKSIPTIMPETVSDKTAEIWLELWRELTSEYKEFQIPLRLLNTAVEYKVKKGDRRVFLELAIEERQLLEQVLKIE, encoded by the coding sequence AAAATTCAAACCCGACGACCACGAAGCCTGGAATAACCGGGGTAATGCGCTAGGTAACTTAGGAAGATTAGAAGAAGCGATCGCCAGCTATGACCAAGCCATAAAATTCAAACCCGACAAGCACGAAGCCTGGAATAACCGGGGTTTTGCGCTACGTAACTTAGGAAGATTTGAAGAAGCGATCGCCAGCTATGACCAAGCCATAAAATTCAAACCCGACGACCACGAAGCCTGGAATAACCGGGGTTTTGCACTTTTGAAATTGGGTAAATTTGAAGAGGCTAGCACCTGCTTCGATCGAGCAATTGAATTGGGTTCTAACTATTGCGGTGTCTTCTTCAACCGCGCCATTGCCATCTTAGGTTTCGATCGTTGGGACGAAGGAATGACAGCACTAGAAAATGCGATTAAACAGATTCAAGACAAAGAAGAAATTAGTGCAGATGATACTGAGTTAATTATTAGTATTTTATTCAAAAATACCCAAGATTCGGTAGTTTGGAAAAGCCGACTGACCCTTCTTATCCAAGTTTTTGACAAATATGAAATTCTCTCGCTATTAGGACAGGGACTCGTCAAAAGCATCCCCACAATAATGCCAGAAACGGTAAGCGACAAAACAGCAGAAATATGGCTAGAACTCTGGCGGGAATTAACCAGCGAATATAAAGAATTTCAAATACCCCTCCGCCTTCTCAATACTGCGGTTGAATATAAGGTGAAGAAAGGCGATCGGCGTGTCTTTCTGGAATTAGCGATCGAAGAACGACAATTGTTAGAACAAGTGCTAAAAATAGAGTAG
- a CDS encoding tetratricopeptide repeat protein, which translates to MKATSLSRFTPSLMKAETLEAIFVQRHGLAEHIVELIRESALTPSKHYTLLIGPRGIGKTHFVSLVYHRICQMDDLRDRILIAWLREEEWGVTSFLDLLLRIFRALQEEYNDIELAKKVESLYSSPETAESKAVVMLREFIGDRTLLLLVENLDELFAGLEDEGQKKLRSFLQESSCCTILATAQSLFNGVKLQTSPFYGFFRIRYLQDLSAEEAAQLLTNLAKLNGEPELESFIQTRTGRDRIQAVHHLAGGNHRIYVIFSDLLTRESLDELVDPFMRTLDDLTPYYQARMAWLSPQQRKMVEFLCDRRHAVNVKEIAQRCFITHQTASSQLKDLREKGYVSSEAIGRESFYELREVLMRFCLEVKKQRGEPIRLFVDFLRIWYTREELQQRWERCLASSQDSSTLHGTFLKSSLRLEDSHRHQQSSPLSLEQEYLRRSLEATDSEEDPRVAAYIKEFLVCYEKKDFLQGLRLIEKLVEIRGHELDWLLQGACLDELKRYEEAIASYDQAIKFKPDKHEAWYNRGIALGNLGRLEEAIASYDQAIKFKPDDHEAWNNRGNALGNLGRLEEEIASYDQAIKFKPDKHEAWYNRGIAL; encoded by the coding sequence ATGAAAGCGACTTCTCTTTCCCGGTTCACTCCCAGTTTGATGAAGGCAGAAACGTTGGAAGCCATATTTGTCCAGCGTCACGGGTTAGCAGAGCATATTGTCGAACTTATTCGCGAAAGTGCGCTGACGCCATCGAAACATTACACACTACTAATTGGGCCGCGAGGTATTGGCAAGACGCACTTTGTTTCATTGGTATATCATCGCATCTGCCAGATGGATGATTTGCGCGATCGCATCTTAATTGCGTGGCTGCGAGAGGAAGAATGGGGTGTGACATCTTTTCTAGATTTGCTCTTACGTATTTTTCGGGCGCTTCAAGAAGAATATAACGATATCGAACTAGCAAAAAAAGTCGAATCGCTCTACTCGTCACCGGAAACCGCTGAGAGTAAAGCAGTTGTGATGCTAAGAGAATTCATCGGCGATCGCACGCTACTTTTACTTGTTGAAAACCTGGATGAATTGTTTGCCGGATTGGAGGATGAGGGGCAAAAAAAACTGCGTTCTTTCCTACAAGAGAGTTCCTGCTGTACGATTTTGGCAACAGCACAGAGTTTGTTTAATGGTGTCAAACTGCAAACTTCACCATTCTATGGATTTTTTCGGATTCGCTACCTCCAAGATCTGAGTGCTGAAGAGGCGGCGCAACTGTTGACGAATTTAGCCAAATTAAATGGCGAGCCCGAATTAGAATCATTTATCCAAACACGAACAGGACGCGATCGCATCCAAGCTGTGCATCATCTTGCTGGTGGAAACCATCGCATTTATGTAATTTTCTCGGATTTACTCACCCGCGAGTCGCTGGATGAACTGGTAGATCCTTTCATGCGGACGCTGGATGATTTGACACCTTACTATCAGGCGCGGATGGCGTGGCTTTCGCCGCAGCAGAGAAAGATGGTTGAGTTTTTGTGCGATCGCCGTCATGCTGTTAATGTTAAAGAAATTGCCCAACGTTGTTTTATTACTCATCAGACAGCATCTAGTCAACTTAAGGATTTGCGGGAGAAGGGTTATGTAAGTTCTGAAGCGATCGGACGGGAATCTTTTTACGAATTACGGGAAGTGTTGATGCGCTTTTGTCTTGAGGTTAAGAAACAACGCGGCGAACCGATCCGTTTATTTGTGGATTTTCTCAGAATTTGGTACACGCGAGAAGAACTGCAACAGCGATGGGAACGCTGTCTAGCTAGTAGTCAGGATAGTTCGACTTTGCACGGTACGTTTCTAAAATCATCCTTGCGGTTAGAAGATAGTCATCGCCATCAACAATCATCTCCACTTTCCCTAGAACAAGAATATCTGCGGCGATCGCTGGAAGCAACTGATAGCGAGGAAGACCCCCGCGTAGCGGCATATATTAAGGAATTTTTGGTTTGCTATGAGAAAAAAGACTTCCTACAGGGATTGCGATTGATAGAAAAACTGGTAGAAATTAGAGGTCACGAATTAGACTGGTTGTTGCAAGGAGCTTGTTTGGATGAACTCAAACGTTATGAAGAAGCGATCGCCAGCTATGACCAAGCCATAAAATTCAAACCCGACAAGCACGAAGCCTGGTATAACCGGGGTATTGCGCTAGGTAACTTAGGAAGATTAGAAGAAGCGATCGCCAGCTATGACCAAGCCATAAAATTCAAACCCGACGACCACGAAGCCTGGAATAACCGGGGTAATGCGCTAGGTAACTTAGGAAGATTAGAAGAAGAGATCGCCAGCTATGACCAAGCCATAAAATTCAAACCCGACAAGCACGAAGCCTGGTATAACCGGGGTATTGCGCTAG
- a CDS encoding helix-turn-helix domain-containing protein, whose product MELITTFPPRPITCEAELTATQNRINSILDRKNITQDDRDYLNVLGTLVYDYEQKHEVMPVLKGVKLLKALMVEDNIEVKDLVDIWKNEVQVSEVLNGERELTTTQMQKLGEFFHVSAAAFLE is encoded by the coding sequence ATGGAATTAATTACCACATTTCCGCCACGTCCGATTACTTGTGAAGCTGAGTTAACCGCTACCCAAAATCGGATTAATTCTATTTTGGATCGAAAGAATATCACGCAAGATGACCGAGATTACTTAAATGTGCTTGGTACTTTAGTTTATGATTACGAACAAAAACATGAGGTAATGCCTGTTTTGAAAGGTGTCAAGCTGCTGAAAGCTTTGATGGTGGAAGATAATATAGAAGTAAAAGACTTGGTTGATATATGGAAAAATGAGGTACAGGTGTCTGAGGTACTAAATGGGGAACGGGAACTGACGACAACTCAAATGCAAAAATTAGGTGAGTTTTTCCATGTTTCTGCTGCTGCGTTTTTGGAGTGA